In the genome of Haemorhous mexicanus isolate bHaeMex1 chromosome 22, bHaeMex1.pri, whole genome shotgun sequence, the window ggggaagaaggaaggttAAAAAGCAGTAAAGCTCACCTAAGTTTATCACTTCTTCCTGAAAAGTTTGTGAGACCTAACAGAGCCTCGTAGTTCTGGAGGCCATCTCTCTCTGTGTTCAGCAGGCTGACAAGGGGCCTCACCACCTCGTACACCTGGAAGAGAAGGCCTGCATTAGCAATTTTCATTTGCTAAAGGAAGTGtcaatgcttttatttttattattctttaacCTTACCCTCTCCCCTGGGAATGCAATGTCTGGATTGGAGATAGCAGCAATTTTTGCCAGAGCATGAGAAGCCTTTATTTTGCCAACATCTGTGCCTTCCACAGCCAGAGGTATCAGGGCCTGGAGACACACAGGAAAAAGCATTCAGGGTTCTAAGAAGATTTACAAAACCGCCCTAACAGACTAAAGCAAGTCAAAAATATCCCATAGCCCTCTGTGATGTCTTGCTTTTGTTCTCAAATAGGCACCACAAGCTCATACAGTCAGTCCAAGAACATCACTTCTTAGGAGCCTTGCAGAGGAGGGACTGCAGTGTCAGTATGGCCCCGGGGGGGACAACTTGTGCTCTTCTGTCACTGTCCCTCACTGGAGACACACCCCAGGCTCCCAGGAGACATTAACAGCACATCAGGAACTGTGAACATGAAAGTAATCACCTTCCCACCACCTTGAGCGACAATGGTCCCGCGGTCCTTGGGGTCTTCACACAAGGCAAGAAACACCCTGCAGGGGCACAGAACATTCAGTGAAACAGCCACAGGGACAGCAACAGCCAACAGCTCTCATGGAACGGGGCTGAGGTTTTGCAGGCGTGCCAGAGCCACCAGGTAAATTTCAGGTACTTAACCCCATGCACACAGCACTCTATGAGGAAGCAACAAATGGCAGAGGAAGAAGTTTCCAAGTCTGTAAAATGAATTCTTTTCCAGCCAGAACCAATACAGAGAACTCAAAAATGCATTCCAGCAAGGCAGCTTGAAGGTCAGAACATGGATTTTTATAACAGCTCTGAGAAAAAATTTTGGCTTTAAATCTTTGCTTCACACGCTCCCCCATGGGCAGAGTGCCCCACCCCAGGTGTCCatccccatggcacaggggctgcccagcactcccagctcccaggactGCAGTGAAGGCACCTGGCAATGAGCTCCTTGCTCTGGTCAGTCAAAATGGCACTGTCAGCCTTCACCATGCAGGCCAAGGCAGAGACAACCCCAGCCTTCAGCAACCGCTTCACCCGCTTCACCACGAAATCCTTCTTGTCCTGAGGAGGAAGCATTGGGAAAGGATTAGCCCTTAGCAGCTGCCATTCTGCCATCCAGCCACCCAGCAGCCAAACCTGCTTGGAGAGCAAACAACTCCAGCCTGGAGGCAAGAGACCTGAAGTCTGTGACAATGGATACACCAAAGAAAGTCTTTCTGAACAGCATCTCCAGCTGGACACAACCCACCTTTGGATGCTCCTCAGGCACGTGCTGCTTGGAGAATTTTGccagctgcaccagctctgGGACCAGCTCCTTGGTATCGTAGCTGTTGGTACAGTTCACCAGTGCAGAAGCCACGGAATACAAGATTGTTTTGTCACTTGCctgcacaggaaaataaagtttgtgtgagggggaggagggcacagcagggaaacagGTCCCTTTGGACTGCCAGGATGTTGTTTTCACAAGTGGAAATGTTCTTAGCTTTATCCCCATCTTCATAGCCCATCAAAGTTTTCATGATCAAACAAGGTGTTGGACATCATCAGGGGCTGTCAACAACTTGGTGCCTTTGGTTTTCATGAAGTTGCTGACAGTGAAGGTAGGAACAACCTCTCTCAGCccagggaaaagagcaggaTGGCGGCAGCCCTGAGATGTCTCTGGGGCACAGGCAAAACTGAAGTTCTGCTGAACCAGATGTGAGGGGTCAGGGTCACAGCTCCTTCTGACTGGGGCACAGTGtagggctggagagctgggagaacTTGATGCTACCAGAGCAGTGAGGGAACAAGGAAAGGAGATGGACCTTGGCTAAATCAAACATAGCTTTCAGGGCTGGCTCATCTTCAACAAAGTCATCTTTCACATCTGCATCGAGGGTGAGGTATGAGAGCCCTTCCACAGCCCATTTCCTAGTGCGGGCATCAATGCTGGTGTTGCACAACCACctgcaagagagaaaaacacatttctatCTTGGGAGCCAGAACTAACTCATCtggaaaaagagggaggaaaaacagATACTGAGGTTGATTCAGGCCCAAATATGTCCTCAGGTTCTGCTGCCGCTCCTCAGACTGGGGATGCTTCCCCTTGAGACATGACCTTCCTCCACATGGCCCAACTTGTGGGATCTAAATGCTGCAGGGAATGACATACCAGGACAGCTACTCAGCACTGCTTTGCCTTTTCCATCACATGAAACACAAGATGTCTGCAGGAATGACCACCCATTCAGTCACTTCCTAACTTGATCTCACCTCCTTGGTTACTCCATCTGGCAAATTCACCTTCAGAGGGGACTTGTGCATATTCAAAGTAAGCATTAATCAGGCTGTGCCACTCTGGCAAAGAAGGAGGCACCAGGTCTGGCGTCTCCCATGGTCagtgagggagggagaaggcTCCCCTAGATATTGAGGCAGGAGGAACACATGGGGACAGACACAGAGGAGCTCCACATCCCAGTGCAATGGCTCTGGGGGCACTgtcagctggcaggcagcacaggaaatgaaggCAATGTGTGGGCAGGATCTTGTAGGAGAGGAACATATTGTGCTTTGCAAAGATTGGAGTAACTGAAGGAAGAAGTGAAGTCACTCACTTTCGGCACTGCTTGGCTAACTTCTCAGTGGAGCCCTCAGCAAACTGCCGCAGGCCATAGTCTGTGcctcctgctgagcccagcttgCAGAGACCCTGAGGAGGACAAAAAGGATGTACCAGTCAGAAAGGCTCATTAATCCTCTTGTGTTGCTGCCCCAAAACAGCCTAAGTCCATCTCTCATCCCCAgagcctccctcctctcccagacCAGGGATTAGGCTGCTGAGCATGGCAGGCAATAGAGGCAGGGCTGCATCCTTACCACCAGAGCTCGGATTTTGATCTTCTCGTTCTTGGTCTTCTTGTAGATCTCCTTCAGGAGCGTCACCCCATTGGTGATGATGAAGGTAGCTCGGCTCAGCTTGGTGGAAGCATGGATGAGAGCTTCCACAGCCACCAGCTGGTCAATCTCCCTCTCGGAGCCACACAGGGCAACCATCATCTCCATCACTCCCTTCATGCCAAGCAGCTTGTTGCCCAAGTCAAAGGGCCCTTGCAGAACACCAGACACAATCTGGACAGCATGGAGTGTCTTATCCATGTCTTGTGGGTCAATTTTGCTCCTGCATGGGACAGAGGGAGTAGAGGATTGTACAGTAGTGGGGAGGGGATGTTCTCCCTCAGCCATGCTGCTGAATCACATTGGATATTTGGGCATGCAAATTCCTGCAATGCTGTGATCCAGCAGGATCTCACATAATCTCCCAGAAGCCCAGTTTTGAACACAAGCAGACTTCAAGAGTCTGATCTCACCCTCAAgaagccctgctcctgccctctggGCCAGCTCACCCCGACTCACTTGATGTACTCCTCGCAGATCAGTCGGTAGTTGTCCCGCTCCGGGTCGCAGCGCAGGTCATCATAGAGCTTATTTAGGAGGACAGAGGCAGTCAGCTGGGTGTTCTCTGTCAGTGGCAGGCAGTCAGGCATCTCAGGAATCTGGCCCACCACTTTCAATATCTTTTTTAAGCCTGGAAATGATAGAGTGATATGGCTGTCAGAGGGGAGGGGGTCTGTCCAAAATTCAAGAGACCATTTGGTACTTTCTCGCTGTGGAATAGCCACCTTGGATggttttcaattattttcaatATAAGTCTTAAGCAAAAAAGACACTCAGATGTTTACTGGGGAGGAGCTTCTGCTGGTGAGATTACAGGTTTGCAGCATCAGGCTTTTTTCCAGTTCTCAGAGTGAGATAAGCAGAACTGCATTAGGCCCCTGGCTGGATCTGTTATTTTTGCCAGGACCTATTGACCTCCAAGGCTGGAGGCTCTGACTGAGGAAAACCCAGCCACTTTCAAGTGTTTCTGGAGACTTAACTCTCCTTTTGCtgaattattattaaataactTCCATCAAAATGGTAAAACACACATGCATTGGAGTTACTATAAAAACACACAGCACACATTTTCCTCACCCTCATCCAGCTTTACAATTGATCAATTTATGGGTCCACCAAGCTCAGCAGGTGCTCATCTTATCCTGTCTAAAGCAGACAATTTATCCAAGCCAAATCCTCCTAACATTAGCAAATACATTGGAGAAACTAACCAGAGATATTAGGCAGTCCTTCAGAAACTCAGAAATTCTTGTTCTCATACACAGTTGATTTTCTCTTAGTACTGTTCCCTGCTAGTAAGTCTAACTTTGCTCGAGGCTTGCATGCaccaaaaaaaggcagagaggatTTATTTTATAGCAAGGACCAGTTCTACAGGTATTCAGGCAAGAACACACAGCTCCACATCTCCCAAATCAGAAGAGGATGGAGGGCAAGGACTCACCATTGTCGATGACAAAGATGCTCCTGCTGTTGTCATGGTCTTTCAGGTCCTTCCTTGGTATGTTCTTGTTGAGGAGGTTGAGGGCTCGGTCTCGCCCTTGCCCAGACACTTTCTTACTGACCAGCATATCCAGCAAACGCATCGTGATCATCCTCAAATCCTTCTTGGTGTCTACACAGAAGCAAAATAGTAACAGCTGGTTACAAGAAGTTACCTCTGCAAGCAGGTGAGCTCAGACAAAACCATTCAAAGCCATTGTGTGGCTGGAACAGAAGTATTTAAACTGTCCATGAGCATAAGAGCTGTGTGCAGGTTGTCTTCCTGTACAGCTGATGGGTAAAGTCTCCACTTCAGCAAAGAACAAGGAATAAGGTGGaatcccaggagcagagccctccctgctgggccCAGAGGGAATGAAGAGCAGGTGATGTGCTGTTACCTAGCACTAGAGCCTCCTCCTTGCCGTGgtgctcctccttcccctggcccagcaggcAGTCGGTGATGGTCTGCAGGAGGTTGCAGACAGCCAAGGAGATTTCTTCATTGTCCACTGACATCCACATGCAAATGTTGTCAATGCCCAGGTAATGGAGAATGGCAGTGGCCTGGCCCCAGGAAGGAGAGAGCAGGATAGTGTTAGCAAAGGCCTTTCCTCCCTGTATCCTCTAGGCTCAGCTAggacaaagaaattattttccttggtGAATCCTGAATCAGTACAAGTCAGAGTTTTGATCTTCTTCCACTGCTCACAAACAACACAAACTATTTcaatttccccctccccaggtgcaaAAGGCAATAGCAGTGAAGGTCCAAGCACCCTGTCCTTACCCGAGCCTTATGTCCTGTGCACATTCCTGAAAGAGTCCTCACGGCTGCCAGGATCAGCTCAGGATTTTTGGTTTCtatcagctgcagcagcaagttGACCCCGTTATTCTGGAAAATCCTCTCAGCACCTGCTTCCTCCCGCCCCAGGACTATGAGGTTGTTTGCAGCCTAGGTGGGAGGCAGAAGAACCAGGGGTCAGTGGCACAGTCCAGCCTCCAGAACAACTCTGATCAGCTCTGGGAGATCCTGGTGGGAACCATCTCCTGACAGACACAGCAGATGAGCTCAGACCCCACCAGACAGTTGATCCAGGTGCATTtagggatcagctctgctccgCCCAAGAAGAGTGGGTCACTGCTTGGAAGGAACATCTGGAGGGTGGCAGGACCTGAGCAGAAGTCCAGCCTAACCCCACCTTCAGTATTTTGGGAGGTTGGGTcaccttcccctggcacaggggtgatttttcttctctctgaggGCAGTTCACCTTCCCGCTCCTTCCCTCATCCTCCATCCaggggaggtggggaagggaagggctctgctccctggagcagcctctgACATCAAAAAGCCATTTTGCCAAGTCTAGGGCAGTTCTCACCTTTTCTCGCTTTTCTTTGTCACTGTTCTCATCCAGCAGGATCTCAAACATCTTCTGCACCCTGGAGTCTGTGGAGAACTGAATGCGCAGCTGTGCCAAgagagagagcacagagcaTCAGGAGGAGAAaactgaggagcagctttcctTTTTCACTTCAAGAATACTCCCTCCCCTCAAACCACAGGCAATTTAAGCTGAATAACAGGAGATAGAATTTCTCAGCAATCAGTATCCATTACCAATCTcatgggcacaggcagagccagccctaAACCTTGATTTCTGAAACTTCATAGGAGGTAGTGGTGCAAGGATTTCCTCACAGCACCCCTCTAAAGATAACTGTAGCAATGTGGCAACTGCCAGACCCAGCCCAAAGCTTGCCAGACCCTTGCCAAGACCTTTCCAAGACACTCAGGACCAGGCCAGCctcaggagggagctgccaCACTTTTAAATTTAACCATTCAACCCAACCCTCAGATTTACACCTCAGGTATGAACTTCCAGTCAATGGAGCCTATTTATCCCCCTATATTGCCACGAGTTTCCAGTATGACCAACAATCCATTGATGCAACCCAGAGCAAGGATTTCCCACCCCTGGTCTGTGAATCCAGCACTGTTCCCCTGGCATTTACCTTCTCCTGGATGTTGGCCCCCAGTCTCCTCAGGGTCTCCTGGAAGTTTTTGTTGCGGGGTTCGAGGGTGGCACATTTCTGGGCATCTTTGAATGCTTGGTCTAACTTGCCCAGTTTTTCCAGGGCTTGGCTACGCCGGTACAAGGCTTTGATATCCGAAGCATTGATGTCAATAGCTGGGAAAGGGATCCAAAACACAAGGCATCAGAGCTTGCTGCTTGGAAGTGGCCTGTGCAAACTGTCATTTGCTTTGTTATTAGCATCAAGCAGTGCTTGATTAGCACTGATTGCACCAGCACACCAAATTGGAACATCACTTGAACTTCCAGGAATTCCCTTGTGGCCTCAGCACTTGGGTGTTAGTGGACATCAAGGAATGAGGCCACAGTGTCCCAAAAGCAGATGTGAGAGCATGCTGAGCAATTATATCCAGCTCTCCTCATAACAGCCCCCTCCTTACCTCTAGATGCATCCGAGGCTGCCTTGGCATATTCCTCCTGTCAAACCAGAAAGGAGACATTTGTTAGCCATGAAATAGCAGGGCATGTCCCCATTGCTGATGGACATTGGGATCTCTCTGCTCCCATTTCCCCAGTGAAGCTCCAGCACGAGCCCAGAACATTTCATTTCACACCAGCTCGAAACACCCTATTCAAAAAATGGACAAACCACCCAGTCCACAGCCAGTGAGTGCCCTtggctgccctcctgctctTCTCCCCTTGAGCACTGCCCAGGTGAGGGGAGCTGTTCTCACCTTTTTGAGGAAACAGGCTGCCCTGTTCCTGtacagcactgcctgcagcgCTTTGTCCTTGTTGAGTTTTATGGCTTGAGTGTAGCTTTGAAGGGCTTTCTCGTAGTCACTGgcctgaaaatatttattgcccTCCTCTTTCAGCTGAATGGGATCCTCCATCTGGAGAGCTTGAAGAAAAAACATCAATTTGTGTCCCATTTTCAACTGACTGGGTCGCCTGCCTACTCCCCCAAGCTGAGTTCCACCATGAGATTGACATATAATTAACACACATTAATAAAAGCAGCTTACCAGGACGAAGAGTTTTGAAAATGAAGACCTAAATTGCTCTTCAAGGCTGTGACTTCTCAGAAGCTTTTCCCACCAATGTAGATCCTTAGgagtaaatttaaaaagaaaaaacaacaacaacaaaaaaatgagTTAAAGAAATCTGCCAGCACTACAGAGAGTCTGTGTGGCTCAGGAAAGAGCTCACTTCCCACTCCAAGTTTGGGCAGgacctggcagctcctgctgcctgtcagCGTCACCTGTCACCACAGcctgtcccctccttgtcccctccTGCTTTATAggcctgggaagggctgg includes:
- the UNC45B gene encoding protein unc-45 homolog B, with the translated sequence MEDPIQLKEEGNKYFQASDYEKALQSYTQAIKLNKDKALQAVLYRNRAACFLKKEEYAKAASDASRAIDINASDIKALYRRSQALEKLGKLDQAFKDAQKCATLEPRNKNFQETLRRLGANIQEKLRIQFSTDSRVQKMFEILLDENSDKEKREKAANNLIVLGREEAGAERIFQNNGVNLLLQLIETKNPELILAAVRTLSGMCTGHKARATAILHYLGIDNICMWMSVDNEEISLAVCNLLQTITDCLLGQGKEEHHGKEEALVLDTKKDLRMITMRLLDMLVSKKVSGQGRDRALNLLNKNIPRKDLKDHDNSRSIFVIDNGLKKILKVVGQIPEMPDCLPLTENTQLTASVLLNKLYDDLRCDPERDNYRLICEEYIKSKIDPQDMDKTLHAVQIVSGVLQGPFDLGNKLLGMKGVMEMMVALCGSEREIDQLVAVEALIHASTKLSRATFIITNGVTLLKEIYKKTKNEKIKIRALVGLCKLGSAGGTDYGLRQFAEGSTEKLAKQCRKWLCNTSIDARTRKWAVEGLSYLTLDADVKDDFVEDEPALKAMFDLAKASDKTILYSVASALVNCTNSYDTKELVPELVQLAKFSKQHVPEEHPKDKKDFVVKRVKRLLKAGVVSALACMVKADSAILTDQSKELIARVFLALCEDPKDRGTIVAQGGGKALIPLAVEGTDVGKIKASHALAKIAAISNPDIAFPGERVYEVVRPLVSLLNTERDGLQNYEALLGLTNFSGRSDKLRLKIVKEKALPDIENYMFENHDQLRQAATECMCNLVVNKEVQERFVADGNDRLKLVVLLCGEDDEKVQVAAAGALAMLTAAQKKLCSKMTQVTTQWLEILQRLCLHDNMEVQHRGLVIAFNLISADKELAKKLVESELLEILTYVGKQEDHPKKQHVINVARDCLTKCMDYELIKPLSQA